TCCCAGTCGCACTGTGTTATGCTCATTAAATAGTGCTTAGGCTACGTGCCtgcatttacattcacataTTTTTACAAGAGTCACATTTTCACAgccattttcacacaaaaatataaattctTTTGGATTTTATAATATTGTCAAGACGTCGCTGATATAAGGTTATGGTAGGAGTTAAATATTCTAGTGAAACGCTGAATCATGgtccaagatttatttattttttatgcctGTTTTCATTACACTAAAGTTAATTGATACGAGTTATACCAATTGGTTGCCATTTGATCACAGGTTAGTAAGATCTATTAACTTCTGTTGCTTAAACAGTAATATTTTCTCCCGCTACAGCACACTTACTTCTACACATGCTTCACACACAGTTCCATACTTTGATTATCTTTCAGCTGCTGGTTTTTACACTGATCTCTGAGAGGGacaattttagtatttaaaaaaaaataattatggcaatacaaaaaaatgtgtatacTCTACATCCGGGATCCATGAATCTGGAAAAGCTGCaaaatggtaaataaaaaatataatgagAATAAACATCTGGGACTTTACAATATTAACTGAACGTGCTataactttataataataacagctgAATAAGTGTTcggataataaaaaaaatgtttctttagATGGAGATGCAGGTGAAGATGACAATGACTAAATGACAATTTATGGAGCTAGGATTCTGTCTGACAAATTTCATGTTCATATTACATTAACGCTCCACCCATGTCAGTATGCCTAAAGTACAGTGTACCTGAAAATGCTGCTTTTGCTTAAAAAGTAGAGAGATGTAAATAGGAAACGcatcataatattaataataataataataataataataataataccaccaaAGAATTAAATATATAGAAATTTATATGAGTGTGTGCCCATTATATTGTGTGTGCAAGCATGCGTAGGCGTTTCTAATGGAGGCTGTCTAGACTATTCCATTTCATTGCACCCTtcttattatatttgtattaaaGAAAGTGAACGACACCAATTCCTACCTATTCTAATTCCCACCAATTCCCAACTGAAAattcaaattgaattgaattcattgCTACTTCATGACCTATGGTTAAACCTTTTATTCTGTTCTTATATTAACTGACTTTTCATtagtaaaataattaaacattcaAGAGAACTTCTCTGCATGTCTGtgtaggtttcctccaggtttccaCCTCCACCCAAAATTTCTTGAATATCTTCAGTAGGTGAAGataaattgctcctaggtgtgaatgagtgtgtgaatgtgtgtatgcatggtgccctgcgatggactggcataccatctagggtgtattcctgcctcacacccaatAGATTTCTCTCATATTTTCAGTGTGTGATTAATGTAGCAGCACAAATAACTACaatttttcataactttttaTGAACAATCCTGTAGCTGACTGTACATACTATATAAAGTATAGCAGTTAGGGGATAGGAATTATAGTAAAAGTTATTACGAAACCACTTCTATACAGTCTGTTCATTGTAGAATGCACTTAAGCTTATTAACCAAACATTACACAGTATCTCTGTGGTTAGCTTGTTGCactttttatagttttttttacatttttttttacaagtataAAGTTCTGAtgcaatgaaataaaataccCTATCATCCTCTTGGTACAGGTCGGAATTTCTACTGCTACCACCAACAGACACCTATCATTTGGTATCCTCACCCATTCCTGCGATCGGAACAGTGACACAAGTCTCCTAATCTCTAAATCCACTCATTTGGGGtggtatttctttctttctcatcttcctcttcctgcTCCTCCTTTTCTCCTTCCTCCACCTGAGTCTCTGAGGCCTTGACATATAATGGGTGTTCAACAAGCAGGAAAAAAGGGCCGCAACCACacaggtgacaaaaaaaaagaatggcaCTTCTTATGTAAATTTTCAAAAGGAAGATGTTCAGATGGTTTATGCAAATAGGAATATACGAAAAACGATACCATTATGCAAAATGGGGCGTGATAAAGTATGAAAATGTTGTAAAGGATATACAGTGTTTATACAATATCACTAATGATACTGGTTTTGAGTTTCAGACAATGCAGCTGAAAAATATTACATGAACAAATGAAATAGTGAAATTGTGAGTATAAAAAGAGATATCCAACCTTATTCTTGTGGCTCTGCTCAGTCCCCAGGCCCCCACCAGATGTGTGCAGCTCTTTGGACACAACACAGAGGAACTCAGCCTGGTCCTCTGTACCATAGCTGTAAGATGAGCCAATATTCACCATCTGCAATAAAAAGCAAGAGAAGCAAGAGAAAGGAAGCCTTTTGTTAAAACACAATGACCCAAAGATATTTTACTCAATCAAATAATATCTGTTTACCTGCATTAAATGTTGAACAGATTACTAACTAACGGCTGTATTATATAAATGCAACAAGACGTTTTTTTTGCAACTGTAGTCTGAAACGGGACACTACATTAGACATGCATGTGCCATTTCACTTGTCAGATATGTTACTGGACTGGGTTCTGGAAGGGGCAACAGGACACTGGGATCAGGAAATCAACTCAGCATCAATCCAACCCACAGTCCAGAGCAGTCCAGGCCGCTGCTTTCGGCTGGCACGTACGCTGACCTGCTCAAACTTCCAGCCGTCCGACATCGTGGACACCATCTGTGTCAGCTCTTCTTCCTGACACTGCAACACCCGGTAGACATGCTTTGGAGGTACCTGCTGTAAGAGTAAgtgaagagagaataaaaagagagagagataaaagaagGGGTGCTGTTGTGGTGACCAACTGAAGGAAGTATGtgtataaattgataaatctagaGCTGAATAAAATTTAGTGGGAGGGAGATTACAGGTTGCTAcagcaagaaaaaaagtcacatttgaGTCCCTTGGAATTCTGAAGACATCCTCAGAGCTTAGCCTCATTTTAGCGTGGGCTTTTTTTGCTCCTTTTTTGGCTTGACCACCAGAGATGCCCCTTAGCAGAACAATGGAAATTACAGGGTATCTTCAGTGTTCAACCTcctcctgttttttttgtcagcaCAGGGACAGTGCCATAATTTAAAATAGCCAGAGTAGACAGTAGCCTTTCACGTCTTATGTTGTGAGTCCAAATATCTAACAtctacagtatttcacaaaagtgagtacacccctcacatttttgtaaatttttgtttatatcttttcatgtgacaacacggaagaaatgacactttgctacaatgtaaagtagtgagtgtacagcttgtgtaatagtgtaaatttgctgtcccctcaaaataactcaacacacaaccattaatgtctaaaccgcaacagaagtgagtacacccctaagtgaaaatgtcgaaattgggcccaattagccattttccctccccggtgtcatgtgacttgatagtgttacaaggtcttaggtgtgaatggggagcaggtgtgttatatttggtgtcatcgctctcacactcctttgtactggtcactggaagttcaacatggcacctcatggcaaagaactctctgaggatctgaaaaaaagaattgttgctcaacataaagatggcctaagctataagaagattgccaagacccagACACTGAGCTGCTGCACGGTgcccaagaccatacagcggtttaacaggtcagattccactcagaacaggcctcgccatggtcgaccaaagaagttgaatgcacgtgctcagcgtcatatccagagtttgtgtttgggaaatagacgtatgagtgctgacAGCATTGCtacagaggttgaaggggtggggggtcagcctgtcagtgctcagaccatacaccacacacttcatcaaattggtctgcatggctgtcatcccagaaggaagcctcttctaaagatgatgcacaagaaagcctgcaaacagtttgctgaagacaagcagactaaggacaggGATTACTGgaatgtcctgtggtctgatgagaccaagataaacttatttggttcagatggtgtcaagcatgtgtggaggcaaccaggtgaggagtacaaagacaagtgtgtcttgcctacagtcaagcatggtggtgggagtgtcatgatctggggctgcatgagtgctcccgggcactggggagctacagttcattgtgggaaccatgaatgccaacatgtactgtgacatactgaagcagagcgtgatcccctcccttcggagaagCATGATAACGAATCCAAACACACCttcaagacgaccactgccttgctaaagaagctgagggtgaaggtgatggactggccaagaatgtctccagacctaaacccttttgagcatctgtggggcatcctcaaacggaaggtggaagagcacaaggtctctaacatccaccagctctgtgatgtcgtcatggaggagtggaagaggactccagtggcaacctgtgaagctctggtgaactccatgcccaggagggttaaggcagtgctggaaaataatggtggccacacaaaatattgacacttagggcccaatttggacattttcacttaggggtgtactcacttctgttgccagcggtttagacattaatggctgtgtgttgagttattttgaggggacagcaaatttacactgttacacaagctgtacactcactactttacattgtagcaaagtgtcatgtcttcagtgttgtcacatgaaaagatatgatcaaatatttacaaaaatgtgaggggtgtactcactgttgtgagatactgtatgttgacCCAACTGACATCAAATGACTTGTTTAGATTTTAAAGCTTAAGTCACTGAAGCACAAGAACaccacaatgtttttttttcagatcataCTGACTCAgttaattgtaataataaagaAAGTTATGTACTttaagattttaaatgaaagaatatGGTTGTAGATTTTAAGACAGATTGCTCATTACCTGAGAGGCCTTACAATCTCGTTCAAGAATCCTCTCTTTAATTAGTTTAATCAATGGAGTGATGTTATAAAACTCTGCCTCTTCCAAGACACCTGAAATTACAGACAAAcatatcaaaaaaataaattactcCATGTGATTGCATGTCTCATTGTTTTATGTATCCTCATGAGAATTTAACCAAATTAAATTACACATGTAGTCAAATGCGTCTCTGGTGACCTGAATAATCTGATGCCATGGTTTATAATTATGCACAAAATATGCAAACTAGTTTGTAACACCTGACAAACAGTTACCTGTTTTGTTCCTGGTTTCCAGTTGTTGGATGAAAAGTTAATTGCTGAATTGgtgcattattttctttaaGCTATGAGAAGGGCACATTGGCTGTCAATCTCAAGACAAAAAATGCCTTTTGAACCTTTGTAGCCATAGTTTTAGATTAATTTAACTCTTGGTGTGAAATAGTGTAGGACACCTGTGACTGTAGTAAATGCTTTATGACATAATATATTGGAAGGATTGTATTTTAGTCTGCATAAAATCTTTCTTAGCTgcatttacatctaaatgtgtttCAAATTCTTCCGCATGTTAGCACTTTAATTTTTGGTGCAGTTTATAATGgtgcaaaatataaacatacaaaacacatgaaaaacAAACCTTCTTCAGCCAGTTCCTTGTTATAAACCAGTTTCCCATGTCGGAGGTAGTTGAGTACAGGGCCGAAGTATGTGGGGTCTCTGTCGATCACGTAGGCACCTGTTTCATCCTACACAAAGATTCAGTCTCTGTCAGATTTTATTCTTGGATTTACAGTTATATAATGCTTTTATCTCACTATACCAGACCCtgtgagaaagagaagaaaaagtgCACCTGAGAaccaatgaataataataagtggcTACAGCTGCAGGTCACATCAAGATGGTCATAGTCATTGTTTCACATGGCTGAGAGGCTGCTCTCTGCAGTGAATTAACCTTAAGAGCTCTACAGGGAACCTTTTCTTAGCTTGGAGATAAGGATGTTCTTTACATGATGCCCTGTGGAGTAAATTAGACCAGCTAGTCTTACGTATGACTACACAAAAAGaagggagggaaagaaaaatGGAAGATGAAAtaagaatgaagaaaagaaaaaaagtaggAGAAAGTTTCTAAAGATAtggtgagagagtgtgtgtgcaaaaaaaaaggaacgagCCTGTTGATATTCAAATATGTGGTTCATGTGGTTTCACATGAAGTCAGtgagaaaatatgaaaaataaaagccacatcTGGCAATATTTTGATGCCGAGAGCACCTCCTTTTGTGCTTagagaactctctctctctagctctctgaGTCTCAGGGGCAATATTAATACACTACCTCGAGTTTGCATATTAAAgctcattttacaccagaagcGACACTGCACATGCAGCATTAAACATGGAGCCTTCATTTCTGTGTTCATTCACTGGAttagtatttaaattatttgAGCTTGAATTTTAATTGATGGCAGAGCGCTTTTGTAGTAGGTCTACAGGTATAAACTGACAGTCGGTTTTATTCTCGTTTAATCTCTGTCAAATTAGATAATATAATCCTTTACTTCACTAAAATTTGTGATTGTTATTCACTGCAATTTTTCTTCTGCTCCTAAAAGTGACTATAATATGTTTTGACAACTCATGGAGATGAACAGAATGTCGAATGTCACACAAATGTTCATTATTGAACCAACTCTACTGCATTCAGGCTGACATATTAAACTGACATTCAGTAAAATGTTTGGTGTGGTTTTAATATTTCTGTTGATTATTTCTAtataatactgtacatctttcaAACACAAACTGCCACCAACCGGAGCAACGTTtacttgcagtggaaaattatataatatacatttataaaatgtacacaataatttaaatatttaaataaaactattacatTCTCTAAAATTATAGAATcatgaaatataaaattattataggCTTATTAGATATAATCAGTATAATTGTTTAGGCCAGTGGTCACCAGCCCttttccttgagatctaccttcctgcaggtttcatctttAACCAATATGTAACACACTTGTGGTTCATGaggaacttcttaaggcaatgattagatggtcaggtgggcacgattatagTTGAAgatcttcaggaaggtagatctccaggaacaaggTTAGTAACCACTGGTTTAGGCTATGTTCACTAATGAATGATGTTTTATTTCCCCCCTTCTCTTGGTTAATtgaatattcattcattaacttTTGCAGGTATTCTCATATTAGAATTAGGCAGAAGGCTTGTCTCTAATTAGGATGCAAAATATGGATGTGATTGATTCACCATTTGCACTCAAATCACAAACCTTTGATATTATATGACAGTTTCATGAGTTAGAGGCAGATTCGTTCATGTCATTGTGTGCACTTAAACCTGGGCTCGTTTCTACACAACACTGAGGAAGTGAACAATGTCCCGATTTCATCGTTGAGATGTAAACTGTGTTATGTGTGCTGTCTGGATTCTGTATAATCTCCAAAAGAAACTCCAAAGAGAGCtactgttttatttgaccaaacaacaaaatgtaGTGTTTCACCTACCACTCCTTGCTGTTTACTGTCTGTTCCCCTCATCTGATGGATCGCTAAGATCCTCTCATTGTTCTGAAAGACCAGAAACTCTCAGAGATTtctcatgtttgtttttggcCTCTCTCAGAAGAACTTCTGAAAATCCAGACATCAATCTCAGGCTTCCTTCTGTACTGGCTAGTGGTAGAGCTAGTGAAAGAAAAATCCTACAATGCCCACAATGATCTGCCCCCTAATCAGTTGTAACTCTTTCAAAAATGTACTTTCTGCATCATTAGCAGGACATGTCCCTAGTATTCAAACAAGGAAATCTTGCTCTAGATTTAACTGTGACACCACTGTATGAGATACATCAACGGTTAAACACGTCCCTTTAGAAGTGCTGGCTAATTTAAATGTACCTTTTGTTGATTTAATTGTCGATCACACATCAAGACACGCAGTGAAAACCCTGTAACTAGGCAAAGACAATCTCAAGAACAGCCAAGCACCTCTAGCATGGACGTGACTCGACTTGATAGCAGGCATAAAAGCACCTGTGCAAGACGCCCTCACTGTATTAGTCACTTGGGCCAATCTGTAGTCCTCAAactgtaaaacaaacacacacatacacacacttgtgtaaggattcagaataatattttttttgcatatttccTTAACCCTGGGCAATTACTTTGAAGACAGACCGACAGTGAATTAAAATATATGGTCTGTGTTGATGTTCCTCCCTGCATTTGCACATGGAAACATGAGCAAGTCCCGATTGCCAACCACCTGCATCCCAAAGGAACTAACTGGTAGACAAACAAAGGGCTTGTTTATATCAACACAGAGAGGTGCATCAACACGGTTCCTGTTCTGAGCTATCCCTTTCATTCCCACTCTGTGCTTCAATCATTTCCCTCTTGAAAAATTCATAGAAAAAGGAGTCtgaaaaagactttttttttttttcttttttttttttaaaccttccCATGTGGACTACAGCCCACTCACACCAAACATATACACTAGTTAGAGGATGAACATTTCAAAATTATAATTGCTTAAATGCTACACAAAGGTAAGAGATACCAAGGACAGGGCACACATCCTCCAGAAGCACGAACCATCCAGTAAATTGTAAACCATACACATCATATTACATAAGTCCTTATTCCTATTgacaacaaacaaatacagcCTACATGAGCACATCCAGCAGGAGAGTAGGAGGAGAAAACAATCCTTGAACATTTGGGAGAAAACAGAACCCAGAATAGAATTGAGAGGGCTTCACTGATATTTTTGGACTGAGGTCTGGCAGCCTTCAATGTGCCATGTCTCTAATCTTATTACAAGAGTAAGGCACGGACAGTGAGTTGCATACATCAGAACCAGAGGAAACTCCACAAAATTATCACagtccatttaaaataaataatctacCTACTGGTACGCTGGAGACTAAATCCTGTTTGTGGAACTTCAGCCAAATGAGAAAAAATGCACAGAGCAGTTTGTGTAACATTGAACAGGAAGCATGGGTACAACAAGGAATACTCTCTGAAAGGACATATACTGAAAGCATATGAAAAGGTGCcatgaagaagaggagaagaggagtgacatgacagaaataataaaaatggtgGACGATGTAACAGGATGGTGGTCAGTCTGTTGACCCAtgtcaaagacaaaaaaaaatatttcagcaaAGAATTCACAAGAAGGATGAAAACCCAGGAAGGACATCCATGTGGAATGCTGTTTATATGATGGTGGGGctaatgtttattttctgtaaatttactctctattacacacacacacacacacacacacacacacacacacacacacaatcctcgtcaggaccttccattgacataattattaatgcagctattTTTAATTCTATACCTACACAAAAATGTTTGgctcttttagtttttttaactaaaagcttttttttgtatatacaaAAAAGACAGTTTTCCTCTCGCGTGGACACCCAAGGTCAAAATGATCAGATATTtctatccttgtggggacattcgcacgcgcgcgcgcgcacacacacacacacacacacacacacacacaatatgacgAAATCATTCTTTGTTTCCCAGCAAGATAAGAGATATGAATGGGTCATGAAAGAGAGCAGAATCACATGAGTGCTGTGAGATGCTGATGCTGAGGTGGGATGCTGCACTACAGCTCTGCAGTCCATCATCTGACTCAGGACCGCGCTGCTCGTCCTTATAGCCGCCGTGCTAtgtaacaaatatttatttctccaATCAGATTAAGCCCGATCATCGTCTTACCGTGTCAGAGTGCAGGTCCTGCTGCTGGCACAGTCGGTACAGGAAGGATGTTTGCTCTTTAAGCAGTGTCTGGCGCGTCGTTAGGAACACGGTACCGCCGACATTGAGCCGGACCCATTTCCCGTTCGCGCCTCCTGTGGCGGTGACTCCAACGCCGTTCTCCGTTACACTGCTCTCTGTGCCGCTCCTGTCGATGTGTGCAGACGTGGATGTCGTTGTTCCTTCACTTCCTTCGCTgtctttgttgttattgttgttgttgttgttgttgttttggttgcTGTGTGCCGAACTGGATGCGTTTTCAGTTACACCCCAGTGTACCGGCTTCCCTTTATCCTTCGTAGCCGTAGCCATTAGGCAATAAAtaactgatgtttatttattctgtgtaaGTGACcggtttttttaaaatagctaaCTGTTATCTTATTTGAATAACTCAGGCGCTctcctgctctgtgtgtgtctgactgTGGCATTCACTAAATTCCAGGGGTTTCAGTAACGCGACGTAAAATGGGCGTTTCTGGGGGTGGGGAAAAGACGCCCCCTTACAAAATAATTAGAGGTCACCGAACATGCGCACTATAATATATACTTATTTTTCGTGTGGGCACTCCCAGGATCAGCCAGGTAAGATGTAAGATGAAAGATGAAGGACAAAAACAGTCATATCggtaactattttttttttatgtttgttttttaagatcCTGTAAATGGTAAATTAACTGGTTCTTCAAACTCTGCTCTTTCTGTGCAAATAAAGTTGAGTGTGAATATGGATAATTATGAGTTTGTCTTCTATAATGGGGCTACAGCAGAGGAAAGGATGTTGaggttaaaaagaaataaagtttCACTGCAGATTTTTTGTCTTGCATGTAAAGTCAGTAAGACTTTGCGCTTATTTACAAGCATTGTGAAACAAGCATTTCATGACAATAGTATTTTTCAAACATGAAACCCCTGTGATCACGGACAGGTATAAGACGTTAaagtataaatgtaaaagtgtaTTTGGCACGAGACCCGTGTGATCATGGACATGTATCTGAAGTTAAAGCAGAATGAATGTAAAATCCCTGTTATCACAGACCGCTCTGCAGCAATTGGCTTTTCTTCCCAAACTACGCATGATCGTTGACCTATGCAAATTTTAAAATAGGCCACGCCTATATGATTACGCAATATCCGTTATAATGTCGATGAAAAGTGCCTGGCGTCTGACTGTGGTGTTTCTTCCCGCTGGACGTCTCGCTTTGTGCCGCGGTTGCCAGTTTGAAGAGACTCCATTTGTCGACAGATTGTAGGCGCTCAATCACAGTCTCAATCCAGTCCAGAATGACTATAAACTACACAAAGCTCAAATTAGATCacatttcagatttactatGCCACCTTCCGAAACCATCTTTAGTCTTTTACTTAACCTAAAAATGCAGCTATAAGTCCAATCTGGCAACGTCGATTCCTGATTTCCGTAGCCCCCTCCCACTTTCCTGCACTGTGCAGACTCACAGCAACGGTCAAGCGCGCGCGTAAAACTGATCTGTAACGACAGTATACTGCCTACTTTCCATTACCTTCCTGTTAATTGTAATGTATAATGGGAGCTCAGCACTCTAAGCTTCTCATTTAGACGACACTtaacaatgttttaaaataacttttatataCCTGCGTTTTTGGATTGCATTGTTAGATTAAATTAGGTTTACAGATTTGACATTTGAAATGGCAAAACTCgttaaatagtgcactatatagaaAACAGTGTGTTGTTAATTTACACAACCAGTGTATTTCATTGGAACAAGCCCAACGTTTTATGGTCTGTTGTGGCATATAATAGATTTGCTAACAATCTATTAATGTGAAATTGTAACTAATATTAATGTACAGACTTCTAAATGTAAACCATGTGTTTGTCATTTATCTATGGAAACAGCTATGCAAATTATGAAGTCAATTTTTCCAGATTTGATATTTGAAATGGCACAGGCTAGTCTGAGTATTTCTATACCACTCTCCTGGGATTTTCGCTCCCAACAACCGCTAAACTTTGCTCAGAatagtgtaataaataaaaaaaatt
This is a stretch of genomic DNA from Ictalurus punctatus breed USDA103 chromosome 13, Coco_2.0, whole genome shotgun sequence. It encodes these proteins:
- the kctd17 gene encoding BTB/POZ domain-containing protein KCTD5 isoform X8; translation: MATATKDKGKPVHWGVTENASSSAHSNQNNNNNNNNNNKDSEGSEGTTTSTSAHIDRSGTESSVTENGVGVTATGGANGKWVRLNVGGTVFLTTRQTLLKEQTSFLYRLCQQQDLHSDTDETGAYVIDRDPTYFGPVLNYLRHGKLVYNKELAEEGVLEEAEFYNITPLIKLIKERILERDCKASQQVPPKHVYRVLQCQEEELTQMVSTMSDGWKFEQVSVRASRKQRPGLLWTMVNIGSSYSYGTEDQAEFLCVVSKELHTSGGGLGTEQSHKNKLFQIHGSRM
- the kctd17 gene encoding BTB/POZ domain-containing protein KCTD5 isoform X9; translated protein: MATATKDKGKPVHWGVTENASSSAHSNQNNNNNNNNNNKDSEGSEGTTTSTSAHIDRSGTESSVTENGVGVTATGGANGKWVRLNVGGTVFLTTRQTLLKEQTSFLYRLCQQQDLHSDTDETGAYVIDRDPTYFGPVLNYLRHGKLVYNKELAEEGVLEEAEFYNITPLIKLIKERILERDCKASQQVPPKHVYRVLQCQEEELTQMVSTMSDGWKFEQMVNIGSSYSYGTEDQAEFLCVVSKELHTSGGGLGTEQSHKNKLFQIHGSRM
- the kctd17 gene encoding BTB/POZ domain-containing protein KCTD5 isoform X7 is translated as MATATKDKGKPVHWGVTENASSSAHSNQNNNNNNNNNNKDSEGSEGTTTSTSAHIDRSGTESSVTENGVGVTATGGANGKWVRLNVGGTVFLTTRQTLLKEQTSFLYRLCQQQDLHSDTDETGAYVIDRDPTYFGPVLNYLRHGKLVYNKELAEEGVLEEAEFYNITPLIKLIKERILERDCKASQVPPKHVYRVLQCQEEELTQMVSTMSDGWKFEQMVNIGSSYSYGTEDQAEFLCVVSKELHTSGGGLGTEQSHKNKASETQVEEGEKEEQEEEDEKERNTTPNEWI
- the kctd17 gene encoding BTB/POZ domain-containing protein KCTD5 isoform X1; this encodes MATATKDKGKPVHWGVTENASSSAHSNQNNNNNNNNNNKDSEGSEGTTTSTSAHIDRSGTESSVTENGVGVTATGGANGKWVRLNVGGTVFLTTRQTLLKEQTSFLYRLCQQQDLHSDTDETGAYVIDRDPTYFGPVLNYLRHGKLVYNKELAEEGVLEEAEFYNITPLIKLIKERILERDCKASQQVPPKHVYRVLQCQEEELTQMVSTMSDGWKFEQVSVRASRKQRPGLLWTMVNIGSSYSYGTEDQAEFLCVVSKELHTSGGGLGTEQSHKNKKMLDTYTIRCGSFPITFFFVYILIILVKCIILSAEY
- the kctd17 gene encoding BTB/POZ domain-containing protein KCTD5 isoform X5, yielding MATATKDKGKPVHWGVTENASSSAHSNQNNNNNNNNNNKDSEGSEGTTTSTSAHIDRSGTESSVTENGVGVTATGGANGKWVRLNVGGTVFLTTRQTLLKEQTSFLYRLCQQQDLHSDTDETGAYVIDRDPTYFGPVLNYLRHGKLVYNKELAEEGVLEEAEFYNITPLIKLIKERILERDCKASQVPPKHVYRVLQCQEEELTQMVSTMSDGWKFEQMVNIGSSYSYGTEDQAEFLCVVSKELHTSGGGLGTEQSHKNKVGYLFLYSQFHYFICSCNIFQLHCLKLKTSIISDIV
- the kctd17 gene encoding BTB/POZ domain-containing protein KCTD5 isoform X2, which encodes MATATKDKGKPVHWGVTENASSSAHSNQNNNNNNNNNNKDSEGSEGTTTSTSAHIDRSGTESSVTENGVGVTATGGANGKWVRLNVGGTVFLTTRQTLLKEQTSFLYRLCQQQDLHSDTDETGAYVIDRDPTYFGPVLNYLRHGKLVYNKELAEEGVLEEAEFYNITPLIKLIKERILERDCKASQVPPKHVYRVLQCQEEELTQMVSTMSDGWKFEQVSVRASRKQRPGLLWTMVNIGSSYSYGTEDQAEFLCVVSKELHTSGGGLGTEQSHKNKVGYLFLYSQFHYFICSCNIFQLHCLKLKTSIISDIV
- the kctd17 gene encoding BTB/POZ domain-containing protein KCTD5 isoform X3, producing MATATKDKGKPVHWGVTENASSSAHSNQNNNNNNNNNNKDSEGSEGTTTSTSAHIDRSGTESSVTENGVGVTATGGANGKWVRLNVGGTVFLTTRQTLLKEQTSFLYRLCQQQDLHSDTDETGAYVIDRDPTYFGPVLNYLRHGKLVYNKELAEEGVLEEAEFYNITPLIKLIKERILERDCKASQQVPPKHVYRVLQCQEEELTQMVSTMSDGWKFEQVSVRASRKQRPGLLWTMVNIGSSYSYGTEDQAEFLCVVSKELHTSGGGLGTEQSHKNKASETQVEEGEKEEQEEEDEKERNTTPNEWI
- the kctd17 gene encoding BTB/POZ domain-containing protein KCTD5 isoform X6; protein product: MATATKDKGKPVHWGVTENASSSAHSNQNNNNNNNNNNKDSEGSEGTTTSTSAHIDRSGTESSVTENGVGVTATGGANGKWVRLNVGGTVFLTTRQTLLKEQTSFLYRLCQQQDLHSDTDETGAYVIDRDPTYFGPVLNYLRHGKLVYNKELAEEGVLEEAEFYNITPLIKLIKERILERDCKASQQVPPKHVYRVLQCQEEELTQMVSTMSDGWKFEQMVNIGSSYSYGTEDQAEFLCVVSKELHTSGGGLGTEQSHKNKASETQVEEGEKEEQEEEDEKERNTTPNEWI
- the kctd17 gene encoding BTB/POZ domain-containing protein KCTD5 isoform X4, which codes for MATATKDKGKPVHWGVTENASSSAHSNQNNNNNNNNNNKDSEGSEGTTTSTSAHIDRSGTESSVTENGVGVTATGGANGKWVRLNVGGTVFLTTRQTLLKEQTSFLYRLCQQQDLHSDTDETGAYVIDRDPTYFGPVLNYLRHGKLVYNKELAEEGVLEEAEFYNITPLIKLIKERILERDCKASQQVPPKHVYRVLQCQEEELTQMVSTMSDGWKFEQMVNIGSSYSYGTEDQAEFLCVVSKELHTSGGGLGTEQSHKNKVGYLFLYSQFHYFICSCNIFQLHCLKLKTSIISDIV